A region from the Methanofollis liminatans DSM 4140 genome encodes:
- a CDS encoding replication factor C small subunit produces MEGNSTIWIEKYRPQTLEDMVGQEEIVERLRSYVRSGSLPHLLFTGPAGVGKTTAAVALAREFFGETWQMNFRELNASDERGIDVVRNQIKQFARTSPLGGATFKVLFLDEADALTPDAQAALRRTMENYAQTCRFILSCNYSSKIIDPIQSRCAIYRFKGLDEAAVAEQVRRVAAAEEISLTDDAVHAIAYIAEGDMRKALNALQGAAILSDRIDARMIYETTSTAKPEEIADLLGLCTKGDFTGAQGALRHLLRNRGIAPGELINQCFRALTSYQMDTALKVAYIDHIGEADFRISEGADAEIQMDALIALFVLSAQKQA; encoded by the coding sequence ATGGAGGGCAACAGCACTATCTGGATCGAGAAGTACCGGCCGCAGACGCTCGAGGATATGGTCGGGCAGGAGGAGATCGTCGAGCGACTCAGGAGTTATGTGCGGAGCGGGAGCCTCCCGCACCTCCTCTTCACCGGACCGGCAGGCGTCGGCAAGACCACCGCGGCCGTTGCGCTCGCCCGCGAGTTCTTCGGCGAGACCTGGCAGATGAACTTCCGGGAACTCAACGCCTCGGACGAGCGCGGGATCGACGTCGTCCGCAACCAGATCAAGCAGTTCGCCCGGACCTCGCCCCTTGGCGGTGCGACCTTCAAAGTGCTCTTCCTCGACGAGGCCGACGCCCTCACCCCGGACGCGCAGGCGGCCCTCCGCAGGACGATGGAAAACTATGCCCAGACCTGCCGGTTCATCCTCTCCTGCAACTACTCCTCGAAGATCATCGATCCGATCCAGAGCAGGTGCGCCATCTACCGGTTCAAGGGCCTCGACGAAGCGGCGGTGGCCGAGCAGGTGCGCCGCGTCGCCGCCGCCGAAGAGATCTCCCTCACCGATGACGCCGTCCATGCGATCGCCTACATCGCCGAGGGCGATATGCGAAAGGCCCTCAACGCCCTGCAGGGTGCGGCGATCCTCTCCGACCGGATCGACGCCCGGATGATCTACGAGACCACCTCGACGGCAAAGCCCGAGGAGATCGCAGACCTGCTCGGCCTCTGCACGAAGGGCGACTTCACCGGTGCCCAGGGGGCGCTTCGCCACCTGCTCAGGAACCGCGGCATCGCCCCTGGCGAACTGATCAACCAGTGCTTCAGGGCCCTCACCTCCTACCAGATGGACACCGCCCTCAAGGTGGCGTACATCGACCACATCGGCGAGGCCGATTTCAGGATCTCCGAGGGTGCGGACGCCGAGATCCAGATGGACGCGCTGATCGCCCTCTTCGTCCTTTCGGCACAGAAGCAGGCGTGA
- a CDS encoding minichromosome maintenance protein MCM, with product MSDRQQTEVTDVVSDWETFLKRQYNKRERVELAKEFPHKRSFYIDYRNLEAFGKRGLSLADQLIAKPEKVMGDVKDALVRLGVIEEKDRSSIHIRFTNLTRKTAIRDIRSNQINTFVSVEGILRKTTEVRPRVTSAVFKCLECGQITPPYPQKYGKFQEPFRLCATCQKKTPLELVPEKSDFVDAQKLRIQESPEGLRGGEQPQTLDVDVTDDLTGDSAPGDRVIINGILRSFQRVNAGTKSTLFDIYLECNAIEVAEKEFEEVNISDEDEAAILELSRDPKIYSKIPRSIAPTIYGNDDVKEAIALQLFGGIPKEMPDGSRLRGDIHVLLVGDPGIAKSQLLRYIVQLSPRGIYTSGKSSTSAGLTATAVKDDFGDGRWTLEAGALVLADMGMAAVDELDKMDKEDRSSLHEAMEQQSISVAKAGITATLRSRCSLLGAANPKMGRFDEYAPIAEQINMPPSLLSRFDLIFIMTDKPDSARDMAIADHILKAHSVGELIEKRKRMPMEGVTDEYIQRELKPVTPDIEPLLFRKYIAYAKRNCFPTIQPEAREKLRDYYLSLRNLADTNKPVPVTARQLEALVRLGEASARVRLSPTIELEDADRVIKIVDTCLRQVAYDAESGSFDIDKWTTGVSKRQRDIIRTVKEIIRDVGGDDGSANLEQVIEEMIRQGFTKDKVEGTLKMLKNQGEVIEPRPGIIRLFEREF from the coding sequence ATGTCAGACCGTCAGCAGACTGAAGTGACCGACGTCGTCAGCGACTGGGAGACATTTCTCAAGCGCCAGTACAACAAACGGGAGCGGGTGGAGCTGGCAAAAGAGTTCCCCCACAAACGTTCCTTTTATATCGACTACCGGAACCTCGAAGCCTTCGGCAAACGCGGCCTCTCCCTCGCGGACCAGCTCATCGCAAAGCCCGAGAAGGTGATGGGCGACGTGAAGGACGCCCTGGTGCGCCTGGGTGTGATCGAGGAGAAGGACCGGTCGAGCATCCACATCAGGTTCACCAACCTCACCCGCAAGACGGCGATAAGGGACATCAGGTCGAACCAGATCAACACCTTCGTCTCGGTGGAGGGCATCCTCAGGAAGACGACCGAGGTGCGGCCCAGGGTCACCTCGGCGGTCTTCAAGTGCCTGGAGTGCGGGCAGATCACGCCCCCGTACCCGCAGAAGTACGGGAAGTTCCAGGAGCCCTTCCGCCTCTGCGCCACCTGCCAGAAGAAGACCCCGCTCGAACTGGTGCCGGAAAAATCCGATTTCGTGGACGCCCAGAAGCTGCGGATCCAGGAGTCGCCCGAGGGGCTTCGCGGCGGCGAACAACCGCAGACCCTCGACGTGGACGTCACCGACGACCTCACCGGCGATTCCGCCCCCGGCGACCGGGTGATCATCAACGGCATTCTCAGGTCGTTCCAGAGGGTGAACGCCGGAACCAAGTCCACGCTCTTTGACATTTACCTCGAATGCAACGCCATCGAGGTGGCCGAGAAGGAGTTTGAAGAGGTGAACATCTCTGATGAGGACGAGGCGGCGATCCTCGAACTCTCCAGGGACCCGAAGATCTACTCGAAGATCCCCCGCTCCATCGCCCCGACGATCTACGGCAACGACGATGTCAAGGAGGCGATCGCCCTCCAGCTCTTCGGCGGGATCCCAAAGGAGATGCCGGACGGGTCGCGCCTGCGCGGCGATATCCATGTCCTCCTGGTCGGCGACCCGGGTATCGCAAAGTCCCAGCTCCTCAGGTATATCGTGCAGCTCTCGCCGCGGGGGATCTACACCTCGGGCAAGTCCTCGACCTCGGCCGGCCTGACGGCAACGGCCGTCAAGGACGATTTCGGCGACGGCCGCTGGACGCTCGAGGCCGGCGCCCTGGTGCTCGCCGACATGGGCATGGCGGCGGTGGACGAACTGGACAAGATGGACAAGGAGGACCGGTCGTCCCTCCACGAGGCGATGGAGCAGCAGTCGATCTCGGTCGCAAAGGCCGGGATCACGGCGACCCTGCGGTCGCGCTGCTCCCTCCTCGGGGCGGCGAACCCGAAGATGGGGAGGTTCGATGAGTATGCTCCCATCGCCGAGCAGATCAACATGCCGCCGTCCCTGCTCTCCCGTTTCGACCTGATCTTCATCATGACCGACAAGCCCGACTCGGCCCGCGACATGGCGATCGCCGACCACATCCTCAAGGCCCACTCGGTCGGGGAACTGATCGAAAAGCGCAAGCGGATGCCGATGGAAGGGGTGACCGACGAGTACATCCAGCGCGAGCTCAAGCCCGTCACCCCTGACATCGAGCCTCTCCTGTTCCGGAAGTACATCGCCTATGCGAAGCGGAACTGCTTCCCGACGATCCAGCCCGAGGCGCGGGAGAAACTCCGCGACTACTATCTCAGCCTCAGAAACCTTGCAGACACCAACAAGCCGGTGCCGGTGACGGCCCGTCAGCTGGAGGCGCTGGTCCGCCTGGGCGAGGCCTCGGCCCGCGTCCGTCTCTCGCCGACGATCGAACTGGAGGACGCCGACCGCGTGATCAAGATCGTCGACACCTGCCTCCGTCAGGTGGCCTACGACGCCGAGTCGGGAAGTTTCGATATCGATAAATGGACCACCGGGGTCTCGAAACGGCAGCGGGACATCATCAGGACGGTGAAGGAGATCATCAGGGACGTCGGCGGCGACGACGGGTCCGCAAACCTCGAACAGGTGATCGAGGAGATGATCAGACAGGGCTTTACGAAAGACAAGGTCGAAGGCACCCTGAAGATGCTCAAAAACCAGGGCGAGGTCATCGAGCCGCGGCCCGGCATCATCAGGCTCTTTGAGCGGGAGTTCTAA
- a CDS encoding minichromosome maintenance protein MCM, with the protein MGEVTDVVGEWVAFLSRYCRRELAEIEREFPFKRSLYIDYQTLQASGRSGLRLADEMIDRPGKATGDIRDALRQVSIIGEDKIGRINIRFHHIDRITGIRDIRAYHITRFVSVKGIIRKTTEVRPRIIEAVFQCPGCGATVTLAQGYGTFEEPENCPNPECNRRKLKLIPGKSRFVDSQKVRIQESPEGLRGGERPQTLDVEMTDDLTGMIAPGDRVVLNGVLRSKQRVNYGTKSTLFDIYLDCSSAEAPEREYEEVNISEEDEAAIRALSREAALYPMITGSIAPSIYGNLEVKEAIALQLFGGVAKDLPDGSRLRGDIHMLLVGDPGIAKSQMLRYVVQLSPRGVYTSGKSSTSAGLTATAVKDDFGDGSWTLEAGALVLADMGVAAVDEMDKMAKEDRSALHEAMEQQTISIAKAGMTATLRSRCALLGAANPKLGRFDAFVPIAEQINMPPSLLSRFDLIFIMTDTPDKARDTAIAEHIVKAHRVGELILQASAGPLSEGHAELLAAESVAVEPPIAPEVLRKYVAYAKRNINPLITDGAKEMLIAYYLRLRGLADDNKPVPVTARQLEALIRLGEASARIRLSPFVEARDAERVIKIVDTCLRQVAYDAETGTLDIDKWTSGITKKKRDIIRTIKETIKDLGGDDGTARIAEVVERLAGEGYERDEVQEQIERMMRFGEAMQPRRGIVRLI; encoded by the coding sequence ATGGGCGAGGTCACCGATGTGGTCGGGGAGTGGGTGGCCTTCCTCTCCCGCTACTGCCGGCGGGAACTCGCGGAGATCGAGCGCGAATTCCCATTCAAACGCTCACTCTATATCGACTACCAGACCCTGCAGGCATCGGGCCGGTCAGGGCTGCGCCTTGCCGACGAGATGATCGACCGGCCGGGAAAGGCGACAGGGGACATCAGGGACGCCCTTCGCCAGGTCTCGATCATCGGCGAAGATAAGATCGGCCGGATCAACATCCGCTTCCACCACATCGATCGGATCACCGGGATCCGGGACATCAGGGCCTACCACATCACCCGCTTCGTCTCGGTGAAAGGGATCATCAGGAAGACGACCGAGGTGAGGCCGAGGATCATCGAGGCGGTCTTCCAGTGCCCGGGGTGCGGCGCCACCGTGACGCTGGCGCAGGGCTACGGCACCTTTGAGGAGCCGGAGAACTGCCCGAACCCTGAGTGCAACCGCCGCAAACTCAAACTCATTCCGGGAAAATCCCGGTTCGTCGATTCGCAGAAGGTCAGGATACAGGAATCGCCTGAAGGGCTGCGGGGCGGCGAACGGCCGCAGACCCTGGACGTGGAGATGACCGACGACCTCACCGGCATGATCGCACCCGGCGACCGGGTGGTGCTCAATGGCGTTCTCCGCTCGAAGCAGCGCGTCAACTACGGAACAAAGTCCACGCTCTTCGATATTTATCTCGACTGCTCCTCGGCCGAGGCGCCTGAGCGCGAGTATGAGGAGGTGAACATTTCAGAGGAGGACGAGGCGGCGATCCGGGCGCTGTCCCGGGAGGCGGCTCTCTACCCGATGATCACCGGGTCGATCGCCCCGTCCATCTACGGCAACCTCGAGGTGAAGGAGGCGATCGCCCTCCAGCTCTTCGGCGGCGTAGCAAAGGATCTCCCGGACGGTTCGCGCCTGCGCGGCGACATCCACATGCTGCTCGTCGGCGACCCCGGCATCGCGAAGTCCCAGATGCTCCGCTACGTGGTGCAGCTCTCGCCGCGGGGCGTCTACACCTCGGGCAAGTCCTCGACCTCGGCCGGCCTGACAGCAACGGCCGTCAAGGATGATTTCGGCGACGGGAGCTGGACGCTCGAGGCCGGTGCCCTGGTGCTCGCCGATATGGGGGTCGCTGCCGTCGATGAGATGGACAAAATGGCGAAGGAGGACCGATCGGCCCTGCACGAGGCGATGGAGCAGCAGACAATCTCGATCGCAAAGGCCGGGATGACGGCGACCCTGCGGTCGCGCTGCGCCCTTCTCGGGGCGGCGAACCCGAAACTCGGCCGGTTCGACGCCTTCGTCCCGATCGCCGAGCAGATCAACATGCCTCCATCCCTGCTCTCCCGTTTCGACCTGATCTTTATCATGACCGACACGCCCGATAAGGCGCGGGACACGGCGATCGCCGAGCATATCGTCAAGGCCCACCGGGTCGGGGAACTGATCCTGCAGGCGTCGGCCGGTCCCCTCTCAGAGGGGCACGCCGAACTCCTTGCCGCGGAGAGCGTGGCCGTGGAACCGCCGATCGCCCCTGAGGTGCTGAGAAAGTACGTCGCCTATGCGAAGCGGAACATCAACCCCCTGATCACCGACGGGGCAAAGGAGATGCTCATCGCCTACTATCTCCGTCTCCGGGGCCTTGCCGACGACAACAAACCGGTGCCGGTGACGGCCCGCCAGCTGGAGGCATTGATCCGCCTGGGCGAGGCCTCGGCCCGTATCCGCCTCTCGCCGTTTGTGGAGGCGCGGGACGCCGAGCGGGTGATCAAGATCGTGGACACCTGTCTTCGGCAGGTGGCCTACGACGCCGAGACCGGGACCCTGGACATCGATAAATGGACCAGCGGGATCACGAAGAAGAAGCGCGATATCATCCGCACCATCAAGGAGACGATCAAGGATCTCGGCGGCGACGACGGCACGGCACGGATCGCCGAGGTCGTCGAGCGACTCGCCGGCGAGGGCTACGAGCGCGATGAGGTGCAGGAGCAGATCGAGCGGATGATGCGTTTCGGCGAGGCGATGCAGCCGCGGCGGGGGATCGTGCGGCTGATCTGA
- a CDS encoding LolA family protein, whose protein sequence is MSVRTVFTFCVLACAVLCAGCTDAGERYGSTGTSCAVAVPSNWSAGVTVFMDGEETAFLITAADDGRYLAEFSNGTIVSDDGRRHWTYYPAGGRAEVVPSMYAGAVWNGAGRSVRAMLYALDLLQESLLDGNVTCTRTDGRIEIAGDGILGFAPTRMHDAVERIALSVDPKRGEIEGLTLLDPAGRGVMAVTFEDFTEVVLPADAFSFAPPEGTAITLMRTYAVTPIHAATLEAAERCFDVPLPHLPGEYAFIGGSCLPAFSTIMVYQKNGTTFSITVRPADLPDSNPPEGQAQRLLVNGLEGAYYGGTDTNALIWTENTTAFRIEGLADKEEMMLVAASFGTSGR, encoded by the coding sequence ATGTCGGTTCGAACCGTTTTCACCTTCTGCGTGCTGGCCTGTGCGGTCCTCTGTGCAGGGTGCACCGATGCCGGGGAACGCTACGGCAGCACCGGGACGTCATGCGCCGTGGCCGTACCTTCGAACTGGTCTGCCGGCGTCACGGTCTTCATGGACGGCGAAGAAACCGCATTTCTGATCACGGCGGCGGATGACGGGCGGTATCTGGCCGAATTCTCGAACGGGACGATCGTCTCCGACGACGGACGTCGGCATTGGACCTACTATCCGGCCGGGGGGCGCGCTGAGGTGGTCCCGTCCATGTACGCCGGTGCGGTCTGGAACGGCGCCGGCAGATCGGTCAGGGCGATGCTGTACGCCCTCGATCTTTTGCAAGAGAGCCTTCTGGACGGCAACGTCACCTGCACCCGGACGGACGGGAGGATCGAGATCGCCGGTGACGGGATTCTCGGTTTCGCCCCGACCCGGATGCACGATGCGGTCGAGCGGATCGCGCTCTCCGTCGACCCCAAGAGAGGGGAGATAGAGGGCCTCACCCTCCTGGACCCGGCAGGGAGAGGGGTGATGGCGGTAACCTTCGAAGATTTCACGGAGGTCGTCCTTCCTGCCGATGCCTTCTCTTTTGCCCCTCCGGAAGGGACCGCGATCACCCTGATGCGCACCTATGCGGTCACCCCGATCCATGCCGCGACCCTGGAGGCGGCAGAGCGGTGTTTCGACGTCCCCCTCCCCCATCTGCCCGGGGAATATGCCTTCATCGGTGGTTCCTGCCTCCCCGCCTTCTCCACCATAATGGTCTACCAGAAGAACGGGACGACGTTCAGCATCACCGTGCGCCCCGCCGATCTCCCTGATTCGAACCCGCCTGAGGGGCAGGCCCAGCGCCTTCTGGTGAATGGATTGGAGGGCGCCTATTATGGTGGGACCGACACAAACGCCCTCATCTGGACGGAAAACACGACGGCGTTCAGGATCGAGGGCCTGGCCGATAAAGAAGAGATGATGCTCGTGGCCGCCTCATTCGGCACCTCTGGGAGAT
- a CDS encoding RNA recognition motif domain-containing protein: protein METSRLYVGNLTYSVTEKQLEELFSQYGDVKSVKIIGDKGFGFVEMGSPEEAEKAKEALNETVFVGRTLRIDEAQPPRPRREFQRY from the coding sequence ATGGAAACCAGCAGATTGTATGTCGGGAACCTGACATACTCCGTTACTGAAAAACAATTGGAAGAACTGTTTTCCCAATACGGCGATGTCAAGAGCGTCAAAATTATTGGAGACAAGGGTTTTGGATTCGTAGAGATGGGCAGCCCCGAAGAGGCTGAGAAGGCAAAAGAGGCCCTGAACGAGACGGTATTTGTCGGTCGCACGCTCAGGATTGACGAGGCGCAGCCCCCCCGTCCGAGAAGGGAATTCCAGAGATACTAA